A genomic stretch from Deinococcus ruber includes:
- a CDS encoding butyrate kinase yields MLAYVVNPGSSSTRLALADIQPSENPDLPGQLQVALTRAEVRLPERAAGQHPGQPLSEDEVALIVQELRHAAREWPAPAAVVSRGGEIGEVGAGTYSVTPELAAHALAGLSGQHSGNVGAALALGLAQVYGVPALIVDPPSVNELLPEARESGFPGVQREHHFHALNARAVGRRAAYEVGKPFHRARVVVAHLGVNISVTAFDQGRAIDTSGIGQGEGPFGATRAGPMPLPGLLGLAYGLERGELERRLSQEAGFWGLTGSSDLRELERQERADPRIRAAAEVFVHQVCKALGAYSAALPARPDALALSGGIARWESLIDRIERRVAWIAPVTVIPGDLELEALAEGAGRVLLGLEDARTWEPPN; encoded by the coding sequence ATGCTGGCCTACGTCGTCAATCCCGGTTCCAGTAGTACCCGCCTCGCCCTGGCCGACATCCAGCCGAGCGAGAACCCCGATCTGCCGGGTCAGCTTCAGGTGGCGCTCACGCGGGCCGAGGTGCGGCTGCCAGAGCGGGCGGCGGGCCAACACCCCGGACAGCCGCTCAGCGAGGACGAGGTGGCGCTGATCGTGCAGGAACTGCGGCACGCGGCGCGTGAGTGGCCTGCTCCGGCAGCGGTGGTGTCTCGCGGCGGCGAGATCGGAGAGGTGGGCGCGGGCACATATTCGGTCACGCCGGAACTGGCGGCGCACGCGCTGGCCGGGCTGTCGGGGCAGCACTCCGGAAACGTGGGGGCAGCGCTGGCACTCGGTCTGGCGCAGGTGTACGGCGTTCCCGCCCTGATCGTCGATCCGCCCAGCGTGAACGAACTGCTTCCCGAAGCGCGGGAGAGCGGATTTCCGGGCGTTCAGCGCGAGCACCACTTCCATGCGCTGAACGCCCGCGCCGTGGGCCGCCGCGCCGCCTACGAGGTGGGCAAACCCTTTCACCGCGCCCGCGTGGTGGTGGCGCATCTGGGCGTCAATATCAGTGTGACGGCTTTCGACCAGGGACGCGCCATCGACACCAGCGGTATCGGGCAGGGTGAGGGGCCGTTCGGGGCCACCCGTGCCGGGCCGATGCCACTGCCGGGCCTGCTGGGGCTGGCTTACGGTCTGGAGCGCGGCGAACTGGAACGGCGGCTGTCTCAGGAGGCGGGCTTCTGGGGGCTGACGGGCAGCAGCGATCTGCGCGAACTGGAGCGCCAGGAGCGGGCCGATCCGCGTATCCGTGCCGCCGCCGAGGTGTTTGTGCATCAGGTCTGCAAGGCGCTGGGAGCCTACAGCGCCGCGCTGCCCGCCCGCCCCGACGCTCTGGCGCTGTCGGGCGGCATTGCCCGCTGGGAAAGCCTGATCGACCGAATCGAGCGCCGCGTGGCCTGGATCGCGCCGGTCACGGTCATTCCCGGCGACCTGGAACTCGAAGCGCTGGCCGAGGGAGCTGGGCGGGTGCTGCTGGGCCTGGAAGACGCCCGCACCTGGGAGCCGCCGAACTAA
- a CDS encoding S1C family serine protease: MIARQTVLITAAVLVGLGLGASVLRGSVPVSQAQTTAQPASQPITPALNEASARLQNEANTISIVKKYEPGLVYISTEQTVQADPFGSMFGGGGSQVQQGVGSGFFVNKAGDILTNFHVVQGADKIQIRVFGSSQSYAATVIGRAPQYDLALIRPTSLPAKFIQPIPLGNSDTLAVGQKAVAMGAPFGLDFSVTEGIVSATNRRIPIGFSVNGGSEGITQNALQTDAAINPGNSGGPLLNSAGEVIGINTQIISPASSGGEGQNAGVGFAIPINAAKNLLPRLQKAGGKAVYAPRLGISAGLLALQVTQNGQQAIPLGLGSLTQSAKAELKLPAQGVVVASVSKDSPAARAGIVGGTSTRQFQGGQISLGGDVITKINGQDVDSLEDLQAGLIDKKVGDGVTLTLVRGGKTRTAKVILDAAAFQQGN; this comes from the coding sequence ATGATTGCCCGTCAGACTGTTCTCATCACTGCTGCTGTCCTGGTCGGCCTCGGCCTGGGCGCGAGCGTCCTGCGCGGCTCGGTGCCCGTTTCGCAGGCCCAGACTACCGCTCAGCCCGCGTCTCAGCCGATCACGCCTGCGCTGAATGAAGCCTCGGCCCGCCTCCAGAACGAAGCCAACACCATCAGCATCGTCAAGAAGTACGAACCTGGCCTGGTGTATATCAGCACCGAGCAGACGGTGCAGGCCGATCCGTTCGGCAGCATGTTCGGCGGCGGCGGCTCGCAGGTGCAGCAGGGCGTGGGCTCGGGCTTTTTCGTGAACAAGGCGGGCGATATCCTGACCAATTTCCACGTGGTACAGGGCGCAGACAAGATCCAGATCCGCGTCTTCGGCAGCTCTCAGAGCTACGCCGCCACCGTCATCGGACGCGCCCCGCAGTACGATCTGGCGCTGATCCGGCCCACCAGCCTGCCCGCCAAATTCATCCAGCCGATTCCGCTGGGCAACTCGGATACGCTGGCTGTCGGACAGAAGGCCGTGGCGATGGGCGCTCCCTTCGGCCTGGATTTCAGCGTGACAGAGGGCATCGTGTCGGCCACCAACCGCCGCATTCCGATTGGCTTCAGCGTAAACGGGGGCAGCGAGGGCATTACCCAGAACGCCCTTCAGACTGACGCCGCCATCAACCCCGGCAACAGCGGCGGCCCCCTGCTGAACAGTGCCGGAGAGGTGATCGGCATCAATACCCAGATCATCAGCCCGGCCAGCAGCGGCGGCGAAGGGCAGAACGCGGGCGTGGGCTTCGCCATTCCCATCAATGCCGCCAAGAATCTGCTGCCGCGCCTTCAGAAAGCGGGCGGCAAGGCAGTGTACGCGCCCCGGCTGGGCATCTCGGCGGGGCTGCTGGCGTTGCAGGTAACCCAGAACGGGCAGCAGGCGATTCCGCTGGGTCTGGGATCGCTGACCCAGAGCGCCAAGGCCGAACTGAAACTGCCCGCGCAGGGCGTGGTGGTGGCGTCGGTCAGCAAAGACAGCCCCGCTGCCCGCGCCGGCATCGTGGGCGGAACCTCGACCCGGCAGTTTCAGGGTGGACAGATTTCGCTGGGCGGCGACGTGATCACCAAGATCAACGGGCAGGACGTGGACAGCCTGGAAGACCTTCAGGCGGGCCTGATCGACAAGAAGGTGGGCGACGGCGTGACCCTGACGCTGGTGCGGGGCGGCAAGACGCGCACGGCCAAGGTGATACTGGACGCGGCGGCCTTCCAGCAGGGCAACTGA
- a CDS encoding CCA tRNA nucleotidyltransferase: MTSGLEQYTPDFASSVWTALPPVARQLFSRLRELSGSQARVALVGGAVRDALLGVNSASPDLDFVVWGQDVQALATALGLPFVWHPVYGNATLSLPEGSHVDLVSARRESYAAAGAPPQPLPGTLEDDLARRDFSVNTLALELLPDEEKHLLGMPGALDDLKHRTLRPLHALSFHDDASRLVRGARLAARLGLNAHPELLAQVPAALEVAEHTPRLYAELKLMLYEARPGSAARFLTDWGAGTLLPETAVALLERLDAQTDPDPLLAAALLLSTAPEPDALATRLNLGERPAALLARAHTDRPYPAHSPEYRLRELLNLTPPYVPLQGRDLLSLGLSAGPELGRVLAWLAEQRRNGRFASRQDELDAVREHLGKGG, from the coding sequence GTGACATCCGGACTTGAGCAGTACACGCCAGACTTTGCCTCCTCGGTCTGGACGGCCCTGCCCCCTGTTGCCCGGCAGCTGTTTTCACGCCTGCGTGAACTGTCTGGCTCACAGGCGCGGGTGGCCCTGGTGGGCGGCGCAGTGCGCGACGCGCTTCTGGGGGTCAACAGCGCTTCTCCCGACCTCGATTTCGTGGTGTGGGGACAGGACGTGCAGGCGCTGGCGACGGCTCTCGGGCTGCCGTTCGTGTGGCACCCGGTCTACGGCAACGCCACCCTGAGTCTGCCGGAAGGTTCGCACGTCGATCTGGTCAGCGCCCGCCGCGAAAGCTATGCGGCGGCGGGTGCGCCTCCCCAGCCGCTGCCCGGCACGCTGGAAGACGACCTGGCTCGCCGCGACTTCTCGGTAAATACGCTGGCCCTGGAACTTCTGCCAGACGAAGAAAAGCACCTGCTGGGCATGCCGGGCGCACTGGATGACCTGAAGCACCGAACGCTGCGCCCACTGCATGCGCTCAGCTTTCACGACGACGCCTCACGGCTGGTGCGCGGCGCACGGCTGGCGGCCCGCCTCGGACTGAACGCCCATCCCGAGTTGCTGGCACAGGTTCCGGCGGCGCTGGAGGTGGCCGAACACACGCCCCGCCTGTACGCCGAATTGAAGCTGATGTTGTACGAAGCCCGGCCCGGCAGCGCTGCCCGGTTCCTGACCGACTGGGGGGCTGGGACGCTGCTTCCAGAGACAGCAGTGGCGCTGTTGGAACGCCTGGACGCCCAGACCGATCCCGATCCGTTGCTGGCGGCGGCTCTGCTGCTGAGCACCGCCCCAGAGCCGGACGCACTGGCAACGCGCCTGAACCTGGGAGAACGCCCCGCCGCGCTGCTGGCCCGCGCCCACACTGACCGCCCGTACCCGGCCCACAGCCCGGAGTACCGACTGCGCGAGCTGCTGAACCTGACGCCGCCGTATGTGCCGCTTCAGGGCCGCGACCTGCTGTCCCTGGGCCTGAGCGCCGGGCCAGAGTTGGGCAGGGTGCTGGCGTGGCTGGCAGAGCAGCGGCGAAACGGGCGCTTTGCGTCGCGCCAGGACGAACTGGACGCCGTTCGGGAGCACCTGGGGAAGGGCGGCTGA
- a CDS encoding site-2 protease family protein — translation MGLLSLLSSNPAAFVIIAVALILSLTVHEFAHAFVADRLGDPTPRRAGRVTLNPLAHLDPFGALLLLVAGFGFAKPVPINPNNLGRWGSLWVSAAGPISNILIAILAALLLKFLPHSNLSDTVLITVLGINIVLAIFNLLPIPLLDGSRILAAIFPRTLGRALLEFEMQPYSFILVMVIIYFGRNQIGGIINGVEDWVLTIFGIA, via the coding sequence ATGGGTCTTCTTAGCCTGCTGTCCAGCAATCCAGCCGCATTTGTCATCATTGCCGTTGCGCTGATACTTTCACTCACCGTCCACGAGTTCGCCCACGCCTTCGTCGCCGACCGTCTGGGCGACCCCACACCGCGCCGCGCCGGACGGGTCACCCTCAACCCGCTGGCCCACCTCGACCCTTTCGGCGCACTGCTGCTGCTGGTCGCGGGCTTCGGCTTCGCAAAGCCGGTGCCGATCAATCCAAACAATCTGGGCCGCTGGGGCAGCCTGTGGGTCTCGGCGGCTGGCCCGATCAGCAACATCCTGATTGCCATTCTCGCCGCCCTTCTCCTGAAATTCCTGCCTCACAGCAATCTCAGTGATACCGTCCTTATCACGGTGCTGGGCATCAACATCGTGCTGGCGATCTTCAATCTGTTGCCGATTCCCCTGCTCGACGGCAGCCGCATTCTGGCGGCCATCTTTCCCCGCACACTTGGCCGCGCTCTGCTGGAATTCGAAATGCAGCCGTACAGCTTTATCCTGGTCATGGTCATCATCTATTTCGGACGCAATCAGATAGGCGGCATCATCAACGGTGTAGAAGACTGGGTTCTGACGATCTTCGGCATCGCCTGA
- the trhA gene encoding PAQR family membrane homeostasis protein TrhA — MTRLRLRQFPARLREPVNSLTHWAGALLAFPVLAGLLVWAHEHHLPLWPFVVFGVSMAALYASSATYHSLRVNERAMLWLRKLDHSAIFLLIAGSYTPLAYLGLSGVWQSVVLWVIWGIAISGILLKMLTMRLPRWISTLLYVAMGWMALAFVPQLARTLPTAAMIWLGVGGALYTLGAVVYATKRWSPFAGGRSFPRNWGFHEVWHLFVLGGTGAHVAMMFTLR; from the coding sequence ATGACGCGCCTACGGCTTCGCCAGTTTCCTGCCCGCCTCCGTGAACCGGTCAACAGCCTGACGCACTGGGCAGGGGCGCTGCTGGCGTTCCCGGTGCTGGCGGGCCTGCTGGTGTGGGCGCACGAGCACCATCTGCCGCTGTGGCCCTTTGTCGTCTTCGGGGTGAGCATGGCGGCGCTGTATGCCTCGTCGGCCACGTATCACAGCCTGCGGGTGAATGAGCGGGCGATGCTGTGGCTCCGGAAGCTCGACCACAGCGCCATCTTTCTGCTGATCGCCGGAAGCTATACCCCGCTTGCCTACTTGGGCCTGAGCGGCGTGTGGCAGAGCGTGGTGCTGTGGGTCATCTGGGGCATCGCCATCAGCGGCATTCTGTTGAAAATGCTGACCATGCGGCTGCCGCGCTGGATCAGCACACTGCTGTACGTGGCTATGGGCTGGATGGCGTTGGCCTTCGTGCCGCAGCTTGCCCGCACGCTGCCCACCGCCGCGATGATCTGGCTGGGTGTGGGCGGCGCACTGTACACGCTGGGCGCGGTGGTGTACGCCACCAAGCGCTGGAGTCCGTTCGCGGGCGGACGTAGCTTTCCGCGCAACTGGGGCTTTCACGAGGTCTGGCACCTGTTCGTGTTGGGCGGCACCGGGGCACACGTCGCCATGATGTTCACCCTGCGGTAA
- the guaB gene encoding IMP dehydrogenase, with amino-acid sequence MSEHAVLDAHTAPNEAQDRYAYKFGRDGITFDDVLLLPRHSQVLPHQVDVGTQLTRRIRLSIPFLSAAMDTVTETAMAVAMAREGGIGVIHKNMSVEAQAEMVRKVKRSESGMIVDPITLPHTATVREADALMAEYKISGVPITGPDGTLEGIITNRDMRFVDDLSRPVSEVMTREDLVTVPVGTTLDEAQEIFKRTRIEKLLVVDDQRRLKGLITIKDLTKRVKYPNAAKDELGRLRVAAAIGVSADLMERAAALTAAGVDVLVLDSAHGHSAGILNAVFQVKQAFDVDVIAGNVATREGAKALIEAGADAVKVGIGPGSICTTRVVTGVGVPQITAIFEACEAANAYGIPVIADGGIKQTGDVPKAIAAGASAVMMGSMLAGTDEAPGDLVLRDGRRYKSYRGMGSLGAMDQGSADRYFQGGSRKFVPEGIEGIVAYKGTAGEVIYQFVGGLRSSMGYCGAADLANLKRDAQFVRITGASLIESHPHDVTITQEAPNYSK; translated from the coding sequence ATGTCAGAACACGCTGTACTGGACGCACACACCGCCCCTAACGAGGCGCAGGACCGCTACGCTTACAAGTTTGGCCGAGACGGGATCACCTTCGACGACGTGTTGCTGCTGCCGCGCCACTCGCAGGTGTTGCCGCATCAGGTCGATGTGGGCACTCAACTGACCCGCCGTATTCGGCTGAGCATTCCCTTTCTGTCGGCGGCGATGGATACCGTGACCGAAACCGCGATGGCGGTGGCGATGGCCCGCGAGGGCGGTATTGGTGTCATTCACAAGAATATGAGCGTCGAGGCACAGGCCGAGATGGTTCGCAAGGTCAAGCGCAGTGAAAGCGGCATGATCGTTGACCCGATCACGCTGCCGCACACTGCCACCGTGCGCGAGGCCGACGCCTTGATGGCCGAATACAAGATCAGCGGCGTGCCGATCACTGGCCCGGACGGCACGCTGGAAGGCATCATCACCAACCGCGATATGCGTTTTGTCGATGATCTGAGCCGCCCGGTCTCGGAAGTGATGACCCGTGAAGACCTGGTCACGGTTCCGGTGGGTACCACTCTCGACGAGGCGCAGGAGATCTTCAAGCGCACCCGCATCGAGAAACTGCTGGTAGTCGATGACCAGCGCCGCCTGAAGGGTCTGATCACCATCAAAGACCTGACCAAGCGCGTGAAGTACCCCAACGCTGCCAAAGACGAACTGGGGCGGCTGCGAGTCGCGGCGGCCATCGGCGTGAGTGCCGATCTGATGGAGCGGGCAGCGGCCCTGACGGCGGCAGGCGTGGATGTGCTCGTGCTCGACAGCGCCCACGGCCACTCGGCGGGCATTCTGAACGCGGTGTTTCAGGTGAAGCAGGCCTTCGACGTGGACGTGATCGCGGGTAATGTGGCGACCCGCGAAGGTGCGAAAGCCTTGATCGAGGCTGGAGCCGACGCGGTGAAGGTCGGCATCGGGCCGGGGAGTATCTGCACCACCCGCGTGGTCACGGGCGTGGGTGTGCCGCAGATTACGGCCATCTTCGAGGCGTGTGAAGCCGCCAACGCATACGGCATTCCGGTGATTGCCGACGGCGGTATCAAGCAGACCGGCGACGTGCCCAAGGCCATCGCAGCGGGCGCGAGTGCCGTGATGATGGGCAGCATGCTGGCGGGCACCGACGAGGCTCCCGGCGATCTGGTTCTCCGAGACGGGCGGCGCTACAAGAGTTACCGGGGCATGGGCAGCCTGGGCGCGATGGATCAGGGATCGGCAGACCGGTACTTCCAGGGTGGCAGCCGCAAATTCGTGCCCGAGGGTATCGAGGGCATCGTGGCTTACAAGGGCACGGCGGGCGAGGTCATCTATCAGTTCGTGGGCGGCCTGAGAAGCAGCATGGGCTACTGCGGCGCGGCAGATCTGGCGAACCTGAAACGGGACGCCCAGTTCGTGCGGATCACCGGGGCGAGCCTGATCGAGAGCCACCCGCACGACGTAACCATCACCCAGGAAGCGCCGAATTACAGCAAGTAA
- a CDS encoding DEAD/DEAH box helicase, translating into MQFTELVSPELAALLAERGILEASPIQEQTLPFTLQGRDLIGRARTGTGKTLAFALPILSKLTPSRDRGRLPRAIVMAPTRELAKQVSEEFSKSGPAIETLTIYGGAAYGPQEKALQRGVDVVVGTPGRIMDHIERGNLSLENVQFAVLDEADEMLSVGFADAIESILSSTPKERQTMLFSATIPDGLARLARNYLDNPLTVDLVGDSRMQAATSVEHLKIRAGRTRTRLLADLLTVYNPERAIIFTRTKREVDELALELIHRGIEAEALHGDLAQSQRERALGAFRSGRVRVLVATDVAARGLDIPEVDLVVQYHLPQDPESYVHRSGRTGRAGRTGTAIVLFGDREQRELRNLEHATGVHFKERAHPTAKEVREAGAQTAANEVRAVGTEFAEPFRSEAERLFSELGIEALSRALARINGATQPTRSVSLLSGEENVVAVMLEGGRMGVPRAVALISRSTNIESRSLGKVRLTTNGIGAVADVPTEVAQKLLKLSPLDGEVTVTIPDELPELQEPREREGSRSFGSRDGGSRGGYQGGRSYGNQGGGGSQGGRGRFGGSGSREGARDSGTSRPRSDFSDREFRPRDDERRR; encoded by the coding sequence ATGCAGTTTACTGAACTGGTTAGCCCAGAACTGGCCGCTTTGCTCGCCGAGCGCGGCATCCTCGAAGCGTCTCCCATCCAGGAGCAGACGCTCCCCTTCACCCTCCAGGGCCGCGACCTCATCGGACGCGCCCGCACCGGCACCGGCAAGACGCTGGCGTTTGCTCTGCCGATCCTCAGCAAGCTGACGCCCAGCCGTGACCGGGGCCGTCTGCCGCGTGCCATCGTTATGGCCCCGACCCGCGAGCTTGCCAAGCAGGTGTCCGAAGAGTTCTCGAAGAGCGGCCCCGCCATCGAAACCCTCACCATCTACGGCGGCGCTGCGTATGGCCCGCAGGAGAAGGCCCTTCAGCGCGGCGTTGACGTGGTCGTCGGTACGCCCGGACGCATCATGGATCACATCGAGCGCGGCAACCTGTCGCTGGAGAATGTGCAGTTCGCGGTGCTGGACGAGGCCGACGAGATGCTGAGCGTGGGCTTCGCCGACGCCATCGAAAGCATCCTGAGCAGCACGCCCAAAGAGCGCCAGACGATGCTCTTCAGCGCCACCATCCCCGATGGACTGGCCCGCCTCGCCCGCAACTACCTCGACAACCCGCTGACCGTCGATCTGGTCGGTGACAGCCGGATGCAGGCCGCCACCAGCGTCGAGCACCTCAAGATTCGTGCCGGGCGCACCCGTACCCGCCTGCTGGCCGACCTGCTGACGGTGTACAACCCCGAGCGGGCCATCATCTTCACCCGCACCAAGCGCGAGGTCGACGAACTGGCCCTCGAACTGATCCACCGCGGCATCGAAGCCGAGGCGCTGCACGGCGACCTCGCCCAAAGCCAGCGTGAACGCGCCCTGGGAGCCTTCCGCAGCGGTCGTGTGCGCGTGCTGGTCGCCACCGACGTGGCAGCACGCGGACTGGACATTCCCGAGGTCGATCTGGTGGTGCAGTACCACCTGCCGCAGGACCCCGAGAGCTACGTGCACCGTTCGGGCCGTACTGGCCGTGCTGGCCGCACCGGCACCGCCATCGTGCTCTTCGGCGACCGTGAGCAGCGCGAACTGAGGAACCTGGAGCACGCGACGGGCGTGCACTTCAAGGAACGCGCTCACCCCACTGCCAAGGAAGTGCGTGAGGCCGGAGCGCAGACCGCTGCCAACGAAGTGCGGGCTGTCGGCACCGAATTTGCCGAACCGTTCCGCTCCGAGGCCGAGCGTCTGTTCAGCGAACTGGGCATCGAGGCGCTGTCGCGTGCCCTGGCCCGCATCAACGGTGCGACGCAGCCCACCCGCAGCGTCAGCCTGCTGAGCGGTGAAGAGAACGTCGTGGCCGTGATGCTGGAAGGCGGACGGATGGGCGTGCCGCGTGCAGTGGCCCTGATTTCTCGCAGCACCAACATCGAGAGCCGCTCGCTGGGCAAGGTGCGCCTGACTACCAACGGAATCGGTGCTGTGGCCGACGTGCCGACCGAGGTCGCTCAGAAGCTGCTGAAGCTGTCGCCGCTCGACGGTGAAGTGACCGTGACCATTCCCGACGAACTGCCCGAACTTCAGGAGCCGCGTGAGCGCGAAGGCAGCCGCAGCTTTGGCAGCCGTGACGGCGGCAGCCGGGGCGGGTATCAGGGCGGGCGCAGCTACGGCAACCAGGGCGGCGGCGGCAGCCAGGGTGGACGTGGGCGCTTCGGTGGCAGTGGCAGCCGTGAAGGTGCACGTGACAGCGGCACCAGCCGTCCCCGCAGCGATTTCAGCGACCGCGAGTTCCGTCCCCGTGACGACGAGCGCCGCCGCTAA
- a CDS encoding winged helix-turn-helix transcriptional regulator, which yields MNQHATTFCPVYQAIGVLQEKWVLHIVRALLTGDRGFNELSRLVGGCNSATLTQRLEQLELLGIISKATDAEVTGKLARSIYSLTEAGRELQSVIDAIDAWARAHLHDPAATATQPLEMLAQ from the coding sequence ATGAATCAACATGCCACCACGTTCTGCCCGGTTTACCAGGCTATCGGGGTGTTGCAGGAGAAGTGGGTGCTGCACATTGTGCGGGCGCTGCTGACCGGAGACCGGGGCTTCAATGAACTGTCACGTCTGGTCGGCGGTTGCAACAGCGCCACCCTCACGCAGCGCCTGGAACAGCTCGAACTGCTGGGTATCATCAGCAAGGCCACCGACGCCGAGGTAACGGGCAAGCTGGCCCGCAGCATCTACAGCCTCACCGAGGCCGGGCGCGAACTGCAGTCGGTGATCGACGCCATCGACGCCTGGGCACGTGCCCACCTGCACGACCCGGCTGCAACAGCCACTCAGCCGCTGGAAATGTTGGCGCAGTAA
- a CDS encoding nitroreductase family protein — protein sequence MTATTTKTLTVQEAIETRVSIRKFVQEPMDQNDLHEILRLATLAPTANNVQPTRFAVIQNKELQQKLQEVSYNQSQITSAPAVIVVYSDFEDVLENVEQNFPASMGEEQIQSRAAALRQQFGQQDVAQRGQWALSQANITFGFLMVAARGKGYDTVPMLGFQPEKVRELLGLPEHVQFAGLLPIGKRAEEGFPHHRHSIERVTKFY from the coding sequence ATGACCGCAACCACCACCAAAACATTGACCGTTCAGGAAGCCATCGAGACCCGCGTCAGCATTCGCAAGTTCGTTCAGGAGCCGATGGACCAGAACGACCTGCACGAGATTCTGCGCCTGGCGACCCTGGCCCCCACCGCCAACAACGTGCAGCCGACCCGCTTCGCCGTGATCCAGAACAAGGAACTTCAGCAGAAGTTGCAGGAAGTCAGCTACAACCAGAGCCAGATCACCAGTGCCCCGGCTGTCATTGTCGTGTACAGCGATTTCGAGGATGTCCTTGAGAACGTCGAGCAGAACTTTCCCGCCAGCATGGGCGAAGAGCAGATTCAGAGCCGCGCCGCTGCCCTGCGTCAGCAGTTCGGCCAGCAGGACGTGGCGCAGCGCGGCCAGTGGGCACTCAGCCAGGCCAACATCACCTTCGGCTTCCTGATGGTGGCGGCACGCGGCAAGGGCTACGACACCGTGCCGATGCTCGGCTTCCAGCCCGAAAAGGTGCGCGAGCTGCTGGGCCTGCCCGAGCACGTGCAGTTCGCGGGCCTGCTGCCCATCGGCAAGCGTGCCGAGGAAGGCTTCCCGCACCACCGCCACAGCATCGAGCGCGTCACCAAGTTCTACTAA
- a CDS encoding GGDEF domain-containing protein has product MNPEKRSIYNIVLFAIIVGLTLSWYGSGNTLILHFLNYTQPFTVFACVLCLYLLRRNYFRLVEHIAGWTSIIYVLMVHLGLLSPGDFQPIYLQFLAPVVLLAASILLIVFERRPAITMIVGMYVLHLVLTIVLVVRFLGPDKLGIELYVELLVVIALILLVMLSLYQYRHAAVLTYAQTIEKLAYTDSLTQIANRHALYASLEYALSAQQPMCLALLDIDDFKRINDRLGHNVGDQVLQGVAQTMKEAAPTSLIGRWGGEEFLMLAEDAAALLTDLRRVREGIEALDVAGQHVTVSIGATRLRPDDTQGTAIARADTLMYRAKAEGKNRVMTDFGPETQPLG; this is encoded by the coding sequence GTGAATCCAGAAAAACGCAGCATCTACAACATCGTCCTGTTCGCTATCATCGTTGGGCTGACGTTAAGCTGGTACGGTTCGGGCAATACCCTGATCCTGCACTTTCTGAATTACACGCAGCCTTTCACGGTCTTTGCCTGCGTTCTGTGTCTGTATCTGTTGCGCCGCAATTACTTTCGCCTCGTAGAACATATTGCCGGGTGGACATCCATCATCTACGTTCTGATGGTGCATCTGGGACTGCTCTCGCCGGGCGATTTTCAGCCGATCTATCTGCAATTTCTGGCTCCGGTGGTGCTGCTGGCGGCCTCGATCCTGCTGATCGTCTTTGAACGGCGGCCCGCCATCACCATGATCGTCGGGATGTATGTGCTGCATCTGGTTCTGACGATTGTGCTGGTGGTCCGCTTCCTGGGGCCAGACAAGCTGGGAATAGAGCTGTATGTCGAACTCCTGGTCGTGATTGCCCTGATCCTGCTGGTCATGCTGAGCCTGTATCAGTACCGACACGCCGCCGTATTGACGTATGCCCAGACGATAGAAAAGCTCGCTTACACCGATTCGCTGACCCAGATCGCCAACCGCCACGCGCTGTATGCGTCTCTGGAATATGCTCTGTCGGCGCAGCAGCCCATGTGTCTGGCGCTGCTCGATATCGACGATTTCAAGCGCATCAATGATCGGCTGGGTCATAACGTCGGCGATCAGGTCTTGCAGGGCGTGGCGCAGACCATGAAAGAGGCGGCTCCCACATCGCTGATCGGGCGCTGGGGCGGCGAGGAGTTTCTGATGCTGGCCGAAGATGCCGCCGCGTTGCTCACCGATCTGCGCCGCGTCCGTGAGGGAATCGAGGCGCTCGATGTGGCGGGCCAACACGTCACCGTGAGCATCGGAGCCACCAGACTGCGTCCGGACGACACACAGGGAACAGCCATCGCACGCGCCGATACACTGATGTACCGTGCCAAGGCAGAAGGAAAAAACCGGGTGATGACCGACTTCGGGCCGGAGACACAGCCTCTGGGCTAG